The Poecilia reticulata strain Guanapo linkage group LG13, Guppy_female_1.0+MT, whole genome shotgun sequence genome has a segment encoding these proteins:
- the LOC103474381 gene encoding lebercilin-like protein isoform X2 — MDGDRDTVSCSTNTSRWSSPCCGSDGPGYPSDREERADRTPDEHPLAKLQGSKRSGYSQGTKTQAVQKQKMKHEILKMPPIRTMQGSKSVNLAPSMNCIWALKSQVWDLQQQLSEAKTENKLLKKVQNRHTVAQQHFRDSNDDISQILAKHNNETKALQGLLRETRMSRDNLGRQLQATERKLLSMKDTLQHLQQLSQDQSLLDREELTLKLAWATTQLEDRDRKIQNMERTLELYQESFKRQIDSEQRKLREARKASVCLQDHIHQLTRELQLREKEVQKHNIYYHRMVKGHSKKSQSE; from the exons ATGGATGGGGATCGTGATACAGTGAGCTGCAGTACCAACACCTCCAGGTGGTCCAGTCcctgctgtggttctgatggTCCAGGGTATCCATCTGACCGTGAGGAGAGAGCTGACAGGACTCCAGATGAGCATCCATTAGCCAAACTCCAGGGATCAAAGCGATCTGGATACAGTCAAG GCACGAAAACCCAAGCGGTccagaagcagaaaatgaagcATGAAATCCTGAAGATGCCTCCAATCCGTACCATGCAAGGTTCAAAGTCAGTGAACCTGGCCCCCAGCATGAACTGCATCTGGGCGCTGAAGAGCCAGGTTTGggatctgcagcagcagctcagtgaaGCCAAGACTGAGAACAAACTGCTGAAGAAAGTCCAGAACCGCCACACGGTGGCGCAGCAGCACTTCAGAGACTCAAATGACGACATCTCCCAG ATTTTAGCCAAGCACAACAATGAAACCAAAGCTCTTCAGGGTTTGCTCCGTGAAACCCGCATGTCCCGTGACAACCTGGGCAGGCAGCTGCAGGCCACAGAAAGAAAGCTGCTCAGCATGAAGGACACTCTACAgcacctgcagcagctcagccAAGACCAGAGTCTACTGGACAGGGAGGAGCTCACCCTGAAGCTGGCCTGGGCCACTACACAGCTGGAGGACAGGGACCGGAAGATACAG AACATGGAGAGAACCCTTGAGTTGTACCAAGAATCATTCAAGCGCCAAATAGACTCGGAACAAAGAAAGCTCAGAGAGGCAAGAAAAGCATCCGTCTGTCTGCAAGACCACATCCACCAGCTGACCAGAGAGCTCCAG cTCAGAGAAAAAGAAGTGCAGAAACATAATATTTACTACCACAGGATGGTTAAAGGACACAGCAAAAAA AGCCAAAGTGAATAA
- the hmgn1a gene encoding non-histone chromosomal protein HMG-14A-like, which translates to MGRKKGTSNADAAAEPRRKSQRLSEKETQEKPQPEKTKAPPKTKKVKEAAKAKAEEKKEEAQAEKEVPAENGEAKAEEAAAADDQEDEKEDKAEEDEKAE; encoded by the exons ATGGGACGGAAAAAG GGAACTTCCAATGCAGATGCAGCTGCAGAG CCAAGACGGAAGTCTCAACGGCTGTCGGAG AAAGAGACCCAGGAAAAGCCACAACCAGAGAAGACAAAG GCTCCACCTAAAACCAAGAAGGTAAAGGAGGCAGCAAAGGCCAAGgctgaagagaagaaagaagaagccCAGGCAGAGAAAGAAGTTCCTGCAGAAAATGGCGAGGCCAAAGCTGAGGAG gctgctgcagcagatgaTCAGGAAGACGAAAAGGAAGACAAGGCTGAAGAGGATGAGAAAGCAGAGTAG
- the get1 gene encoding guided entry of tail-anchored proteins factor 1: MATGCAWFLVLGSVFLCNLMKILLPSISSFLTKMVQKDAEQESEMRTEIQQMKKEQSSISMMDEFARYARLERKINKTTDKLKTHVQSRTAQQAKMKWVVNIVFYILQAALMVSLIWKYYSDPVTVVPSKWIAPVERLVAFPTGVAGGVGITCWLVVCNKVITLGLSAIS, encoded by the exons ATGGCGACAGGCTGCGCATGGTTCCTGGTGCTGGGCTCCGTGTTTCTCTGCAATCTCATGAAAATACTCCTGCCTAGCATTTCATCTTTC cTGACAAAGATGGTGCAGAAAGATGCCGAGCAGGAGAGTGAGATGAGGACTGAAATCCAGCAGATGAAGAAGGAGCAGTCCTCCATAAGCATGATGGATGAGTTTGCAAGATATGCCAGGCTGGAGcgtaaaattaacaaaactacAGATAAGCTTAAGACGCATG TGCAGTCGAGGACCGCTCAACAAGCCAAAATGAAATGGGTGGTGAACATCGTCTTTTACATACTGCAG GCTGCTCTGATGGTCTCACTGATATGGAAATATTACTCTGATCCAGTGACTGTGGTCCCCAGTAAATGGATCGCTCCTGTGGAGCGACTAGTGGCTTTCCCAACAGGAGTGGCAG GTGGCGTGGGAATCACTTGCTGGCTGGTGGTTTGCAACAAAGTAATCACACTGGGCCTCAGTGCCATCAGTTAG
- the sh3bgr gene encoding SH3 domain-binding glutamic acid-rich protein isoform X2 — translation MVIKVFLATSSGSTAIKKKQQDVVGFLEALKVEYAELDIACNEQNRMWMRQNVPEEKKPSNGIPLPPQIFNEESYCGDYDTFFDAKEDNTVYAFLGLPPPPGSKEALQAEKEHIMQNGTHAEENPDDSVKHNGDAQEGEEEGQAGDEEEGEGGRADDEATELETSRGEGEEEEAAAEKETDEEAQEEDEEQEEEEAE, via the exons ATGGTAATCAAAGTTTTCCTCGCCACTTCCTCTGGATCGACAGCG atcaaaaagaaacagcaagATGTGGTGGGCTTCCTGGAGGCTCTGAAAGTGGAATACGCTGAGCTGGACATCGCCTGCAACGAGCAGAACCGCATGTGGATGAGGCAAAATGTCCCAGAGGAGAAGAAGCCCTCCAACGGCATCCcactccctccacagattttcaatgAGGAGAGCTACTGTGGG GATTATGATACATTTTTTGATGCAAAGGAAGACAACACGGTGTATGCCTTCCTGGGGTTgccccctcctcctggctcgaAG GAAGCATTGCAGGCTGAGAAGGAGCACATTATGCAAAACGGAACCCATGCAGAGGAAAATCCTGACGACTCAGTA AAGCATAATGGGGATGCAcaagaaggagaggaggagggacaGGCAGGTGATGAGGAAGAAGGAGAGGGTGGAAGAGCAGATGATGAAGCCACCGAACTAGAAACATCaaggggagagggagaggaagaggaggcggcggcagagaaagaaacagatgaG GAAGCACAagaagaggatgaagagcaa
- the sh3bgr gene encoding SH3 domain-binding glutamic acid-rich protein isoform X7: protein MVIKVFLATSSGSTAIKKKQQDVVGFLEALKVEYAELDIACNEQNRMWMRQNVPEEKKPSNGIPLPPQIFNEESYCGDYDTFFDAKEDNTVYAFLGLPPPPGSKVRADLSFSFFA, encoded by the exons ATGGTAATCAAAGTTTTCCTCGCCACTTCCTCTGGATCGACAGCG atcaaaaagaaacagcaagATGTGGTGGGCTTCCTGGAGGCTCTGAAAGTGGAATACGCTGAGCTGGACATCGCCTGCAACGAGCAGAACCGCATGTGGATGAGGCAAAATGTCCCAGAGGAGAAGAAGCCCTCCAACGGCATCCcactccctccacagattttcaatgAGGAGAGCTACTGTGGG GATTATGATACATTTTTTGATGCAAAGGAAGACAACACGGTGTATGCCTTCCTGGGGTTgccccctcctcctggctcgaAGGTTAGAGCtgatttaagtttttctttt TTTGCTTAA
- the sh3bgr gene encoding SH3 domain-binding glutamic acid-rich protein isoform X6, whose protein sequence is MVIKVFLATSSGSTAIKKKQQDVVGFLEALKVEYAELDIACNEQNRMWMRQNVPEEKKPSNGIPLPPQIFNEESYCGDYDTFFDAKEDNTVYAFLGLPPPPGSKEAQEEDEEQEEEEAE, encoded by the exons ATGGTAATCAAAGTTTTCCTCGCCACTTCCTCTGGATCGACAGCG atcaaaaagaaacagcaagATGTGGTGGGCTTCCTGGAGGCTCTGAAAGTGGAATACGCTGAGCTGGACATCGCCTGCAACGAGCAGAACCGCATGTGGATGAGGCAAAATGTCCCAGAGGAGAAGAAGCCCTCCAACGGCATCCcactccctccacagattttcaatgAGGAGAGCTACTGTGGG GATTATGATACATTTTTTGATGCAAAGGAAGACAACACGGTGTATGCCTTCCTGGGGTTgccccctcctcctggctcgaAG GAAGCACAagaagaggatgaagagcaa
- the sh3bgr gene encoding SH3 domain-binding glutamic acid-rich protein isoform X8, which translates to MVIKVFLATSSGSTAIKKKQQDVVGFLEALKVEYAELDIACNEQNRMWMRQNVPEEKKPSNGIPLPPQIFNEESYCGDYDTFFDAKEDNTVYAFLGLPPPPGSKEEEEAE; encoded by the exons ATGGTAATCAAAGTTTTCCTCGCCACTTCCTCTGGATCGACAGCG atcaaaaagaaacagcaagATGTGGTGGGCTTCCTGGAGGCTCTGAAAGTGGAATACGCTGAGCTGGACATCGCCTGCAACGAGCAGAACCGCATGTGGATGAGGCAAAATGTCCCAGAGGAGAAGAAGCCCTCCAACGGCATCCcactccctccacagattttcaatgAGGAGAGCTACTGTGGG GATTATGATACATTTTTTGATGCAAAGGAAGACAACACGGTGTATGCCTTCCTGGGGTTgccccctcctcctggctcgaAG
- the LOC103474381 gene encoding lebercilin-like protein isoform X1, whose amino-acid sequence MDGDRDTVSCSTNTSRWSSPCCGSDGPGYPSDREERADRTPDEHPLAKLQGSKRSGYSQGTKTQAVQKQKMKHEILKMPPIRTMQGSKSVNLAPSMNCIWALKSQVWDLQQQLSEAKTENKLLKKVQNRHTVAQQHFRDSNDDISQILAKHNNETKALQGLLRETRMSRDNLGRQLQATERKLLSMKDTLQHLQQLSQDQSLLDREELTLKLAWATTQLEDRDRKIQNMERTLELYQESFKRQIDSEQRKLREARKASVCLQDHIHQLTRELQLREKEVQKHNIYYHRMVKGHSKKAKVNKVVQTDRSVQTSSELWKRDVLAHKES is encoded by the exons ATGGATGGGGATCGTGATACAGTGAGCTGCAGTACCAACACCTCCAGGTGGTCCAGTCcctgctgtggttctgatggTCCAGGGTATCCATCTGACCGTGAGGAGAGAGCTGACAGGACTCCAGATGAGCATCCATTAGCCAAACTCCAGGGATCAAAGCGATCTGGATACAGTCAAG GCACGAAAACCCAAGCGGTccagaagcagaaaatgaagcATGAAATCCTGAAGATGCCTCCAATCCGTACCATGCAAGGTTCAAAGTCAGTGAACCTGGCCCCCAGCATGAACTGCATCTGGGCGCTGAAGAGCCAGGTTTGggatctgcagcagcagctcagtgaaGCCAAGACTGAGAACAAACTGCTGAAGAAAGTCCAGAACCGCCACACGGTGGCGCAGCAGCACTTCAGAGACTCAAATGACGACATCTCCCAG ATTTTAGCCAAGCACAACAATGAAACCAAAGCTCTTCAGGGTTTGCTCCGTGAAACCCGCATGTCCCGTGACAACCTGGGCAGGCAGCTGCAGGCCACAGAAAGAAAGCTGCTCAGCATGAAGGACACTCTACAgcacctgcagcagctcagccAAGACCAGAGTCTACTGGACAGGGAGGAGCTCACCCTGAAGCTGGCCTGGGCCACTACACAGCTGGAGGACAGGGACCGGAAGATACAG AACATGGAGAGAACCCTTGAGTTGTACCAAGAATCATTCAAGCGCCAAATAGACTCGGAACAAAGAAAGCTCAGAGAGGCAAGAAAAGCATCCGTCTGTCTGCAAGACCACATCCACCAGCTGACCAGAGAGCTCCAG cTCAGAGAAAAAGAAGTGCAGAAACATAATATTTACTACCACAGGATGGTTAAAGGACACAGCAAAAAAG CCAAAGTGAATAAGGTGGTGCAGACGGATAGATCTGTCCAAACATCATCAGAGCTATGGAAGAGAGATGTTTTGGCACATAAGGAGTCTTGA